A stretch of Pygocentrus nattereri isolate fPygNat1 chromosome 8, fPygNat1.pri, whole genome shotgun sequence DNA encodes these proteins:
- the gar1 gene encoding H/ACA ribonucleoprotein complex subunit 1 has protein sequence MSFRGGGGRGGRGGGGGGRGGGGGGWRGGGGGGGGGWRGGGGGGGRGGGRGGGRGGFNNRYQDFGPPEHVVAVGEFVHPCEDDIVCKCVTEENKVPYFNAPVYLENKEQIGKVDEIFGQLRDFYFSVKLSENMKASSFKKLQKFYIDPMKLLPLQRFLPRPPGEKGPPRGGRGGGRGGGRGGGFRGGRGGGGRGGGFGGGFGGGRGGGFRGGRGGGGGRGFRGGR, from the exons ATGTCTTTCCGTGGAGGCGGTGGCCGAGGAGGTCgtggtggaggtggaggaggtcgtggtggaggtggaggaggttggagaggaggtggaggtggtggtggaggaggtTGGAGAGGAGGCGGAGGAGGTGGTGGTAGAGGAGGTGGACGAGGAGGAGGCAGAGGTGGCTTCAACAACAGATACCAGGATTTTGGCCCTCCAGAGCACGTCGTCG CGGTGGGCGAGTTCGTGCACCCCTGCGAGGACgacattgtttgtaaatgtgtgaCGGAGGAAAACAAAGTGCCGTATTTCAATGCTCCCGTGTACTTGGAGAACAAGGAACAGATTGGGAAAGTGGACGAGATCTTCGGCCAGCTTCGAGACTTT TACTTTTCAGTCAAACTCTCTGAAAACATGAAGGCATCATCGTTCAAGAAATTACAGAAG TTCTACATTGACCCCATGAAGCTATTACCACTCCAGAGGTTCCTCCCCAGACCCCCAGGTGAGAAGGGGCCCCCACGTGGAGGTAGGGGAGGCGGCAGAGGTGGAGGACGAGGAG GTGGTTTCCGTGGAGGAAGAGGTGGTGGAGGTCGCGGAGGTGGATTCGGAGGTGGATTTGGAGGTGGTAGAGGAGGCGGGttcagaggaggaagaggaggtggCGGTGGTCGTGGATTCAGAG gtGGAAGATGA